GAGTGTAGACAAAGTGTGTACTTAGTAAGAAGCGCAGACTGGATGGTTGGTTACCACCACTGCAGCATTACATCTACAAACACTGAGTCCACACTTGGCATTGTTGTTAGCTTATTGTAGGAATACAATCACTTAAATGTGTATCTAGTCACAAACATTCACTTCACACTTGGACAAAAATCATTCACACAAACAAAGGTATATATCAAATAGAAAAGTTTCCATCATCACCTGAAGTTGTGGACTGTGTTTGACTACTAGTGCGATATTCAGGGGCAGATCAAGAGTAATGAATGCTCCCTAAATCTTATCAACAAAtagcttcccttttctctttaggAAACACAAATCAGAGAACACTGACCACAGCTGTTTGAAATGATGTTTCatggagacaggaaaaaaaggaagattagaaataaTATCAAAAGACCCAATTGGCTAAAGAGGAGGGGAGTGTTCAGGTACAACAGTTGGATATCAGTGCAGCTGTTTGCCACTGAACTGAAACTGCAACATACCAAGACTTCTCACCACCATGTTCActcctcaccaacaccaccaccaccaccaccatgctcaTTCACCATCACAAGAGACATGGAGATGGTAATGGACACACATTCAGacatacactcaaacacacaccaacatacTGTGTGTGAGGCAAAGATGCCAAGCCACAGGCAACAAAATGGTACTTGTACACACTCTTATCATTTCATCTGAACTTACAgaaatgttttcttcatttgtataacttttttttttttttactttgttataTAATAAAATCCAACCTAATCACTACCTTACTACAGACAAAATCAGTATAGACATGGCTACTTCCATTATTAACTAGATTGGCATGCATTTCAGATATAGCAAATGCTTACAACAAGAGGAAAATTGTTTTGGAACTATACATATACATTGTTTACTGTATCAGTACTTCCACACATCATGGTTCAAAACAGACCAACAAAATGTTTCTTCAACCTGCATCCAATCTAACACAAAGGGTTCAGAGGGAACAAATTGGAAAGTTTTGCAGGTCCTGGTGTCTCCTACACAGAAGGTCATTTCAAGATATATGGCTTGTATTAACTTGGATTAACATGACTTTTTATTCCTAATTGGTAAAGAAAGATGCATATAAACTTGAAATGGAACCACAATTGTGAGTTTCAGGCATGGCATAAGTGATCCTCATTAAGGAAAGTACTGATACAGAGGGCTGTTCCCAGGATGGACCTTCTTATTACCCAATTCCTTTTGGGAAAACACAGACTCCTCACATTTACTGACCTCTACACCAGCGGCTGGTGTCTGGAGGGAGGAGCGCAGCACACCAGCGTACGTCTTGCTGTCTCTTCTATCCAGCCCAAGGGAGCCAGCGAGACCAAGGTTATCTATAGAGTGTGCCATGTTCTTCAAGCCAAGCTCTCCATGGGTGGAAGTGGACATGCGGAGGTTCTCAGTCCCGAGGGACCACATGGCCCGGTCAGCTGGTTCGCCTACTGATGACATGCTTCGGCTGGAGGTCTCCTTGCTGCCACGTCTCAGGTAAAGGGGTAAACTTGGGGTTCGGTATCCAGGAATAGCCTCAGAGATGTCTAAACGTGACACTGGATCTACTAGGGAATTAAACCCACCAAATCCAGGTGGGGGAGGGATGCCAGTACTGGGTCCCTTCACTTGAGAgttattctctgtctctcctaaCAATCTTTCAGAATCCCTGGAAACACCTAAGACTCTCTCAAGATCTCTGGAATTCCCTAGGGGTCCTCCAGGGGCACGGGAAAGCACAGGCGTAGCAAGACCAGGGATGTGGTTCTGCTGGCGACCATGCAGGGACGCCTCCAGCTCCTGCACCGTCACCATTTTGCCAACGTCAATCTTGGCCGCAGCAGAGGGGGAGGATGTGGACCAGGGACCGATGGGAGGGGGAGCCAGACGTGGGGATGGCCTGACAGACATACTATTGAGCCACGAGTCAATTGGGGGACTACTCACCCTtgcctcacctctgctctcTGGGACATCAGACTCATAGGGCACCCAGGATGTGGGCTTGCTGGGCGGCAGGTCACCTATAAGCTCGTCGATGGCACGCACCACGTCAGGAATGTCTGGGGCGTGATCCTCCCCTGCCACCCGCCCATTGGACTGCGACTGAGGCCTTTGGAGAGTAGGCTGTTGGGGGGCAGAgggatgctggtggtggaggtgggtgggGAGTAACGCAGGTGCCAAGTCGCGATGTGGTGGCATTTGAGGGTGatgggggtgtgggtgtgggtgtggttgagggtgagggtgagggtgtgggtgggggTGAGGATGGGGCTGGGGTTGTAGATGAGGTTGGTGAGGAGGTTGGTGATGAGGCTGGGGCTGGTggagaggatggggaggtgGGTGAGAGTGCAGGTGTGGATGggaggtgtggaggtggtgtggaTGAGGGTCAGGCAGGTTGGTGGGTAAGTGTGAGGGTGTGGCAGGTGAAGGGGGCGCAGGGGGGCCATGGAGCCGCCCGCCTGGTCCCCCGTCATTACCACTTGAATGAGaactgaaaagagaaataaaacacttaaaaagaaAGTATCAATTACACCCCAaaggctgaaagagagagagagagagattgaggtaATATCAAGGAAACTCGTTAAAttcccccttccccatcccATCACAACACCACTTAGGGCTGGGTAGCAGACCAGCACAATCCCATCCCCTTCACAGTGTGTGGGAAATTTGAATGAGATAAATTTCTTTTTGAATGGTGGAGAAGAGGATGGTGCagcaggaaaacaagagagaaatgcAATGTGACAAGAATGAAGGTTTAATTGAACATGATCTCTTGATGAGAAGAGTAATGCttcaaagatgaagaagatgatggtggtaattgaATGACAGAACTGATGGCACAGGACAGAGCAGTGTATCTCACCTCTCCCAAGACTGCGTTGACATGGGTGACTCGCTCTCCACGTGGGACTGAGGCAAGCGAATGAGTGGTGAAGGGTTGGGAGTCATCTGACGCTCTGGGAAGTGCACATTGTTGAGAAATTGGAAGGTCTTCTCCCCTTCAGTATGTGTGGGCAGCCGCACCTGTCGCTGGGCAGGCGGCAGCTGCAGGGCGTTGGGGAAGCGTGGTCCCCGCAGACCAGACTGAGGGCCCAGCAGGCTGGAGGGTGGCCCAGCCTGCTTGAGGTGATGATAGTGTGCAGGTAGGGCCGTCATGAACAGGTTACGACCAACAGAGTCTAGATCTGTTGGGCGCCGCACCACAGGCAGGCGGTGCTGGGGCCCCCCGCCAGATTGGTAGGGGTACATAGGCATCACCCCATGGGGCAGGGAGTAGCCATAGCCTGAAGCCTCAAGGAACGGTCCTGGAGGTGCCGTTGTTGCAGCAACCTGACGCAAGGGGTGGGATGCAGCAATGAGGGGCTGGCCTAATCGGGCTGGGGCAGGCCGCACAATCTGATGCTTGGGCAATGGTCCATAGGGCATGGGTGACCAATGTGGAGTTAAAGGGGACCCATGAGGAACATAAGGCAGAGCCTGAGGACCCACCATGGGGTGCACAGGGTAGTTGGCAGGAATGAAGGAACTGTAAGGGGGCAAGATGTTGATGTAGGGAGGCACAGCAGGTACTATGGACAAGGGTGGCAAGGAAGGATAGTAAAAGTATCTCGGGACAAATTCAGGTGCCAAGGGGTTGAGCCCATAAGTCTTCTTGAGCTCCACACCATCCAACTGTGCCCGCAGTGCTGACCAGGTGATGCCGTACAGCGAGCCAGCCTCGGAACACAGCTGCAGGAACCGTTCCCACAGTTTTCTGTAAAGTGACACAATATTGTTTAACATCAGCAGTTCCAGAATAACCTTCTGATGGTTAAACAGTGTTGCAGCAAAACTCAAGGTTCTAGATTGCCAAACACTTACCGACACTTGCCAACAGAGCAGAGAGAGACGGGAtcccccaccactgccactagaCTCTGTGCCCgcgtgatggcggtggtgagcaGCTTGGCGTTGGACAGAAAGCCAAAGTCCAGCCCCTCGTCCCCAGTCTTGCAGGTGTGGCGAGTGCGCACCGTGGAGAGAATGATCACACGAAATTGCTTGCCTAAAGGAATAAACAACAAGGGCTTTGCATTACAAAATTTATCACACTTCTGTATCAAATATTAACCTTATATCAGAGCTCAGAATATGCATTTTCTCAACTAAAAATTTTTACAGCATATCTCTTGATTTAATTGCATTAACTTTTCACATAGTTTTATTTAACATTTCAATAGAAGAGATGAATTATGGAAAACAAATCTCCCAATCTTCATTAGCTCACCTTGGACATTGAGGACTCTCTCCACACTAATCTTGTACAGCTTCCGCTTCCTCAGCTCCGCCCTGATCCGCACCATCTGGTCAGCATAGGGTGTCACCACACCGATGGAGTTCTCCCCCACCGGGCCCCACTCTGACTTAGGCCAGTAATTGATGATCTCACCCACCTGTTCACAAACTTCATACACCtggtaaacaaaacacaaaaagtgAGCACGAATGAGAGGCAAGGAGAGCTCTGGGACACAAAGGAATCAGAGAGACAAAAATCATGATCTACTTCATGACATGATGACAATGCCAAGACTGACATCATGGTCAATCGTCCACCTAATGTAAGGAAAACCTTCTAAGGTCAACACTTAACCTAAGAAGGCAAAACACATGACTGAAATTCATCAGCAACATAAAAGTGGCTGTACATAATCCATCTACCTAGCTGATGCCTTGCTTTGTTCAGAAGTGTCCACCAAAGAGGTGAGCAAAATAAAAGAGCCTCAACTCTTCTTTACCTCAGAGTTATTGTGAAACGCTGTTGAACTTGGGTCCTGGAAGTCTTCTCCCCGTGCCGTGAAGAAGGTGAGGGGATAAAATTTTGGATGGGCCATCTGCTTGCCGCTGGCCACCAGGCGGCCCTCATAGAACAGATCCGATGTGTACTGAAGGAAACAATGGTTAAAAATAGATTGTACATGCAAACTTCAAAACAGTTACTTTGTCTCATTCTACTATACTAATTTTCTAACTAcagtttgctttcctttttattcaagCTTCACAATTATTCCACATAAGTCTGTCATCTTTGCTTTATTGAATGATTTAACTACCAACATTCTTGGTAAATGTATGCATGTATCATCACCAAAACCTTATCTATTCTGTAAAGAAAACCTATATTAGACTACATTgggcaagaaataaaaacataattcaTGCATCAATCTAAAGGCAGATATCTTTCCTTGATCCACATAAAATACACCTTGACTGTGTACCACCCATGGCCACTGGTCTACCACAAGCACAGCTGGTGTACCTTGATGATGGCGGAGTGTGAGCGATAGTTTTCCACCAACATGATCTTGCAGGGGGAGTCAGCGGGGTATAGGTCATAGAGGCGTTCCAGCAGGGAGGTGCCAAGGCCTCGCTCTTCACAGAATGGGGAGAAAACCTGCAAGTGTGTATCATTCCATCACTGACATGTTCACTCACAACTCATTCATACCTAAATCATtacattttctccttattccctTGATTTACAGAGTACAGGGAGTGAGTGTGATCTGGTTACTAGACACTGGACTTTAGCAAGCCAGACTGCACCACACTGATAGACTTGACAGATGGCCTCTTGGAGATCTTGAACATCTACCACAGTTGAGGAATGTGGCACATCACTGAGCTTCATCAAGACTGCAGCCTTGTGTTCTTTAGGTACACAACTACAAGCATACCAGGGTGTTGGTGGATTAGCTATTACCATTATGACTACTGAACAGCAATAAAATTTGGAAGCATATATTTTTAACACCTGAGCAGGTTTTGTTATGAAAGGGCAGCAAAAGGTGAGAGTGTTACTAGTCTCACCTCTGGACTGAGCTGCATGTAGTCCCCCGCCAGCACTAGGCGCGTGTCAGGCTTGGCCAGGGCCAGTGGCATCAGGGTCTCACATTCCATGGCCTGTGCTGCCTCGTCAATAAGGATGTGGGTGAACACTCCTGCAAAGAGCATcagcatcagtgtgtgtgtgtgtgtgtgtgtgtgtgtgtgtgtgtgtgtgtgtgtgtgtgtgtgtgtgtgtgtgtgtgtgtgtgtgtgtgtatttacctagttgtagttttacagggcctgggctttatgctcatgtggccccgtctccatatctacacttatccaatttttctttaaaactatgcacactcgttgctgacaccacttctttactcaaactgttccatgtctcaacacatctttgcgggaaactatattttttaacatctctcagacatcttccctttctcagctttttactatgcgatactgtgctttgaatgtcatattcttctctcaggatcagtttctcattatccacttggtccattccgttgaccaatttataaacttgtatcagatcccctctctcccttctttgttccagggttggtagatccatagcctttagtctctcctcatatgtcatcccttcaaattctggaaccattcttgtagccattttttgtagtctctccaacttccttatgtgaggggtccacactactcctgcatattccaatctgggtcttattatagtacttatcaatttcttcatcatttctttgtccatgtagtgaaatgctaatgcaatattccttagcaaattatgtgtctctctgaaaattctatcaatatgaatatggcttaccagttgattgttttcttccatcgtcactcctaaatccttttccttttttactttctccagttctactccatctcccatcttataaattcccactggtcgtctttcactctttcccatttccatgacatggcttttgtccactttgaattccatctcccactttttactccatttccagatcttatttaggtcttcctgcagtatttcacaatcctccttttgctttataactctgcacagtttcgcatcgtccgcaaacagatttatgtagctgttcactccctttggcatgtcgtttatatatatgagaaaaagtattggcgccaatactgacccctgtggcactccgctttctactgctctccatttggacttcatatctttaactaccgtccttatttctctctctcccaaataattttccatccatctcaatgtgcttccttttaagccacccttctcctctaacttccacagtaatcttgcatgtgggactttatcaaatgccttttttaaatccaaataaatagtcaatccatccctctcactcttgtactctatcaactattctagagtagaaactcagtaaacttttgtgtgtttcactgtatgatctgctgcagtctttgacaagacagccagacgttaccctacggaacgagctcagagctcattatttccgatcttcggataggcctgagaccaggcacacaccacacaccggaacaacaaggtcacaactcctcgatttacatcccatacctactcactgctaggtgaacaggggctacacgtgaaaggagacacacccaaatatctccacccggccggggaatcgaaccccggtcctctggcttgtgaagccaatgctctaaccactgagctaccgtgtgtgtgtgtgtgtgtgtgtgtgtgtgtgtgtgtgtgtgtgtgtgtgtgtgtgtgtgtgtgtgtgtgtgtgtgtgtgtgtgtgtgtgtgtgtgtttcactgtttgatctgctgcagtctctgacgagacagccagacgttaccctacggaacgagctcagagctcattatttccgatcttcggataggcctgagaccaggcacacaccacacaccgggacaacaaggtcacaactcctcgatttacatcccgtacctactcactgcttggtgaacaggggctacacgtgaaaggagacacacccaaatgtgtgtgtgtgtgtgtgtgtgagatagcaGAGGAGCAATGATTTAGTTTTCACAAACCAAGCTTTAGGAGGATATCAGCctgatatataaacaaacaatgaaCTCTAGAATTAGCAACACAATCCTCTCAACTTTTTCAATTGCAGGAATTTAGTTCTTTAAAGGAAAAACTATTAGAGCAATGGATAAACACAATATTAATAACTTCTGTACTGACACAAAAAGATTCTTATCCTTGTGCCTGAGAAaccaaaacaatataaaagCATCATGGCCAAACATATTCAGGTATGTTTATATAGGGCAATTTCTCCTCCAGCCAACCAGAAATATCTACCAacactatttctcctcttttaattcTATTTTAAGAGCTGTTGTCATTTGACTATAATAAATTGTTGTGCATTGCAGCAAGGTGGCTGAGTCAAGACTGACAAATTGGTTCCTCAGCTTGAATAGCAATTCAGCCACACCTAGCTATGCCTTCCTGGCTGAAACCAACCACAAGCTGCCCCGTGTAAATCTGCCTTTAGTGCCCTAAACCTTCTTATTTCATAGCCTTCAATCTTTATACTTCAGCTCCCACGGTGTAGTACAGAGCTCCTAACAGTCACTCCATCAGCGGCCAACACAGCTAAGAATATGAATGATGTGCGTATGACTGTGTAGTGCATTGCCTGGGCCACCCTATGTAGCATTGCCAGCCTGGTATAGTGATAGACATCCTTAACATAACATCACCAACAAAGTTTTTTATGAGCACTCCTTCCTCactattcttctctctgttccctGTCCACCCCTGAGGAACACGTACCTTTCTCCAGCTTGAGGGAGGCAATGATGCGGGACGTGTTGAGCGTCGCTACGATGACCCTGTGACCTAAAATCTGTTCCTCAGTTGGAGTTACAAATCGCCTCACGTTGACATCAGTTTCTATCAGGCAATACTGTGGGAAAACAAGATAAGACTTCACAAAAAACCATTCAAAATTTTCTCCAGGATGATCATATTTCCtactgttttcatatttattctatttacatcAGGCCCTATACAGTGCACACTATTTACTACAGTGTGTCACCTTCATCCTAGATGGACAAtgcttcaccaccatcaagcaATACATGCtacatattttctattttttgtgtctCAAGTTTCAAACCAATGAGCAACTTGATTTTCCTCCACCTACTTCTCATTCTTGACAAAGACACCTTGATCTAACTGTTGCAAGTACCAGGTGCATTGATATCATTTGTCCATGCTGCACAGGTACTGCTACTTACGAGGTCATTAATTTCCACCTTGGCCCACTGCTTTCCTCCCAATGtagataatgtagaaaaaataaaggacagtGCCCAAGTTTCCCTGTATATACAAGTAAGTGTTACCTCCTGCACGTCTGGATGCACTGTGGTCACCCAACGATTGCGGTAGTATATCCTGAGAGGGCGGGCTTCCTCGTGTCCTGCCTTGACATATGGGTGGAGGTAGTCCTTGATGTACAGGTCAGCAGCACTAGCAACAAATACAACCTTTACTTCAGTATATGAGTAGCTggacacaataacaaaaaattgtCACAATAACTAACAAATAATTGATAACTGGCAATAAACTCATCATTCGATAACCaacaagtaataaataaataaattaaaattttcaatattatcaaatatgatattgatattttaaataaaaatgcaaattCAAATCCAtactttcatctttatcttagaaaacttagaaaaactaaagaaaacttCAAATTCTACATTCACTATGTCCTTTCACCAATAAAAAGTATACATTGCATCTCCGCCCAGAATTATTTGAGTCTTAATAATGTTTGTTTTCCTAGAAAGAGAAACTTTTGATGCAAGCAACTTTGAGAAAAAGCAAGAtgggtgttaaaaaaaaaatgtaataggtGACAAGAaggattaaaatgaaaaaaaatttgtcACTAATGAAAAGTGTTTGCAGTAAATAACTACATTTAAGATTCAACATACTCATGTTCCAAAATAAAAAGTACTGATTATCACTAGTTTGGAACCAAACAAATCAATAAGGTGGGTAAAATAATCATCAGACAACCAAAAACCCAACATCGTTACTGTGACGGCACCCACCTACAGTCGCGAGTCAATAAATGCCAATATTCAATGACAATTATGAGGCTCAATTATTTCCTGTTTCTACGTCTTCACAAAGAAAATTCTCAAAATTATGGTCAACATTTAGTTCCAATTATGAGTGTCATTAAAACTTTGAGGATTAGCTGGCCACAATCTTCATCTGTCATTGCTCTAGTACAAGTAGTAACCTTGACCTTGACCTCGACCTTGACCCATGACACCTGATTCTCTCACCTGTTGGAGTGAGTACAGATGAGAATGCGAGTCTCAGGCTGTCGAAGGATCTGCTTGATGCCCTGTGCCAGAGTGTGAGTCTTGCCTGTGCCGTATGGCCCTGAACAGAAAGATGAAATCATAAAGTAGGACACGCACACCCCccgccccccccacacacacacacaagattactatggaagttagaggagaagggtggcttaaaaggaagcacattgagatggatagaaaattatttgagggggagagaaataaggacggtagttaaagatacgaagtccaagtggagagcagtaaaaagcgaagtattggcaccaatacttttcctcatttatattaacgacatgccagaaggagtgaacagctacataaatctgtttgcagatgatacgaaactgttcAGAgtcataaagcaaaaagaggattgtgaaatactgcaagaagacctgaataagatctgggaatggagtaaaaagtgggaaaaggaattcaatgtgaacaaaagccatgttatggaaatgggaaagagtgaaagatgaccagtgggaatctataagatgggagatggagtagaactggagaaagtaaaaaaggaaaaggacttaggagtgacgatggaagaaaacaatcaaccagtaagccatattgatagaattttagagaaacatataatttgctaaggaatattggagtagcatttcactacatggacaaagaaatgatgaagaaattgataagtactataataagacccagattggaatatgcaggagtagtgtggacccctcataaaaagaaacacataaggaagttggagagactacaaaaatggctacaagaatggttccagaatttgaagggatgacatatgaggagagactaaaggctatggatctaccaaccctggaacaaagaaggagagaggatctgatacaagtttacaaattgatcaacggaatggaccaagtggataatgagaaactgatcctgagagaagaatatgacattcgaagcacaagatcgtatagtaaaaagctgagaaaggaagatgtctgagagatgttaaaaatatagtttccgcaaagatgtgttgagacatggaacagtttgaatgaaaaagtagtgtctgcaacgagtgtgcatactgatcctgagagaagaatatgacatcgtatagtaaaaagttgagaaagggaagatgtctgagagatgttaaaaaatatagtttcccgcaaagatgtgttgagacatggaacagtttgaatgaaaaagtagtgtctgcaacgagtgtgcatactgatcctgagagaagaatatgacattcgaagcacaagatcgtatagtaaaaagttgagaaagggaagatgtctgagagatgttaaaaaatatagtttcccgcaaagatgtgttgagacatggaacagtttgaatgaaaaagtagtgtctgcaacgagtgtgcatacttttaaagtaagattggataagtgtagatatggagacgggggccacacgagcatacaGCCCAgggcctgtaaaactacaactaggtaaatacacacacacacacacacacacacacacacacacacacacacacacacctctaggCAATTGACTCAAGACACTCATATGAATGCTCCTGTGAAATTCAAGAACATTTCATAAGAATGTGagatcattataattattttttcttcctttcaatacCTCCCCTGACAACCCATAAGCAGGGAGTTGTTTAACCATTCCTGATCTCttgaaaaaacacacatatgACAAGGCTGTAGGCTATCTTCCCCAGCAAGGCCATACACAGCTACATCTACAGGAAAGCAAGATTGCtaacctttcattttcattaagcTGCAAGCATTAGCTTTTTCACTgcaacacttttcctttgtaaGGATTGACAGCACCATAGAAACTATTTCCATGAGCACTCTAAACAAAAAGTGAGAGACTATGGGACTAATTTCATACTTTCTAATCTATATAACTATGTCATAACCTgatgcagcagcagaagcaacaca
The Portunus trituberculatus isolate SZX2019 chromosome 23, ASM1759143v1, whole genome shotgun sequence genome window above contains:
- the LOC123507837 gene encoding probable helicase with zinc finger domain isoform X2, encoding MSSSPTPGVPQRLHCSYCNVYFITKADLQTHCRSQDHQTTIMSDEGRDWSHRPPPRGLGAEDYTLCPTYRAAYTCRMGDQCVEAHSEAELAEWQERFEYRAMKLERAREKQLHGASYADLLLERLSLTQQQDALITEKTDRVISHLSPEPNLRVSQKPSSHEWVITLQPPAPLRVVSLLHDAHRNHFTIAEVTCLDAHRHLHWSCVPENPQEWSSMEQDHQAGPDVKYKVTVSFRTAIYGTFRQAVVFDCGSEPVAMQRLCVDVVPVEDLGALEETKRTILTRSERWCEENVDIVPFDSKPHELSPDDRGILAAYPPPTNENFVFTQTSMERFPTKTNYRSRMHDLLNIEELAQFDLVSRFNIKTTLQITSGYMLLPSTVSTAKYSRPGELFGKLELSSEISEDSHHGRLVLSNCNSMLVASTITPSSDSERGPGVETSKPRRCIYEVLIEDKTKKEIYLRFSEQSVAALNLTEDEEATVEVQFQLNRLPLCEMHAALDRLPSLDMIFPDVTMEPTIPWSPIKQWGETLDAKLNPKQKEALVAITAPYGLILPPILIIGPYGTGKTHTLAQGIKQILRQPETRILICTHSNSAADLYIKDYLHPYVKAGHEEARPLRIYYRNRWVTTVHPDVQEYCLIETDVNVRRFVTPTEEQILGHRVIVATLNTSRIIASLKLEKGVFTHILIDEAAQAMECETLMPLALAKPDTRLVLAGDYMQLSPEVFSPFCEERGLGTSLLERLYDLYPADSPCKIMLVENYRSHSAIIKYTSDLFYEGRLVASGKQMAHPKFYPLTFFTARGEDFQDPSSTAFHNNSEVYEVCEQVGEIINYWPKSEWGPVGENSIGVVTPYADQMVRIRAELRKRKLYKISVERVLNVQGKQFRVIILSTVRTRHTCKTGDEGLDFGFLSNAKLLTTAITRAQSLVAVVGDPVSLCSVGKCRKLWERFLQLCSEAGSLYGITWSALRAQLDGVELKKTYGLNPLAPEFVPRYFYYPSLPPLSIVPAVPPYINILPPYSSFIPANYPVHPMVGPQALPYVPHGSPLTPHWSPMPYGPLPKHQIVRPAPARLGQPLIAASHPLRQVAATTAPPGPFLEASGYGYSLPHGVMPMYPYQSGGGPQHRLPVVRRPTDLDSVGRNLFMTALPAHYHHLKQAGPPSSLLGPQSGLRGPRFPNALQLPPAQRQVRLPTHTEGEKTFQFLNNVHFPERQMTPNPSPLIRLPQSHVESESPMSTQSWESSHSSGNDGGPGGRLHGPPAPPSPATPSHLPTNLPDPHPHHLHTSHPHLHSHPPPHPLHQPQPHHQPPHQPHLQPQPHPHPHPHPHPHPQPHPHPHPHHPQMPPHRDLAPALLPTHLHHQHPSAPQQPTLQRPQSQSNGRVAGEDHAPDIPDVVRAIDELIGDLPPSKPTSWVPYESDVPESRGEARVSSPPIDSWLNSMSVRPSPRLAPPPIGPWSTSSPSAAAKIDVGKMVTVQELEASLHGRQQNHIPGLATPVLSRAPGGPLGNSRDLERVLGVSRDSERLLGETENNSQVKGPSTGIPPPPGFGGFNSLVDPVSRLDISEAIPGYRTPSLPLYLRRGSKETSSRSMSSVGEPADRAMWSLGTENLRMSTSTHGELGLKNMAHSIDNLGLAGSLGLDRRDSKTYAGVLRSSLQTPAAGVEVSKCEESVFSQKELGNKKVHPGNSPLYQYFP
- the LOC123507837 gene encoding probable helicase with zinc finger domain isoform X1, encoding MDRVKKMPFQETNEQAQASSTSSSSPPASFRQKGRRKKRDNPKEPQRTPHKLRSPKSDSSEGDSTTTTTANNSVDSEPPGSPGIPASGREDERAMSSSPTPGVPQRLHCSYCNVYFITKADLQTHCRSQDHQTTIMSDEGRDWSHRPPPRGLGAEDYTLCPTYRAAYTCRMGDQCVEAHSEAELAEWQERFEYRAMKLERAREKQLHGASYADLLLERLSLTQQQDALITEKTDRVISHLSPEPNLRVSQKPSSHEWVITLQPPAPLRVVSLLHDAHRNHFTIAEVTCLDAHRHLHWSCVPENPQEWSSMEQDHQAGPDVKYKVTVSFRTAIYGTFRQAVVFDCGSEPVAMQRLCVDVVPVEDLGALEETKRTILTRSERWCEENVDIVPFDSKPHELSPDDRGILAAYPPPTNENFVFTQTSMERFPTKTNYRSRMHDLLNIEELAQFDLVSRFNIKTTLQITSGYMLLPSTVSTAKYSRPGELFGKLELSSEISEDSHHGRLVLSNCNSMLVASTITPSSDSERGPGVETSKPRRCIYEVLIEDKTKKEIYLRFSEQSVAALNLTEDEEATVEVQFQLNRLPLCEMHAALDRLPSLDMIFPDVTMEPTIPWSPIKQWGETLDAKLNPKQKEALVAITAPYGLILPPILIIGPYGTGKTHTLAQGIKQILRQPETRILICTHSNSAADLYIKDYLHPYVKAGHEEARPLRIYYRNRWVTTVHPDVQEYCLIETDVNVRRFVTPTEEQILGHRVIVATLNTSRIIASLKLEKGVFTHILIDEAAQAMECETLMPLALAKPDTRLVLAGDYMQLSPEVFSPFCEERGLGTSLLERLYDLYPADSPCKIMLVENYRSHSAIIKYTSDLFYEGRLVASGKQMAHPKFYPLTFFTARGEDFQDPSSTAFHNNSEVYEVCEQVGEIINYWPKSEWGPVGENSIGVVTPYADQMVRIRAELRKRKLYKISVERVLNVQGKQFRVIILSTVRTRHTCKTGDEGLDFGFLSNAKLLTTAITRAQSLVAVVGDPVSLCSVGKCRKLWERFLQLCSEAGSLYGITWSALRAQLDGVELKKTYGLNPLAPEFVPRYFYYPSLPPLSIVPAVPPYINILPPYSSFIPANYPVHPMVGPQALPYVPHGSPLTPHWSPMPYGPLPKHQIVRPAPARLGQPLIAASHPLRQVAATTAPPGPFLEASGYGYSLPHGVMPMYPYQSGGGPQHRLPVVRRPTDLDSVGRNLFMTALPAHYHHLKQAGPPSSLLGPQSGLRGPRFPNALQLPPAQRQVRLPTHTEGEKTFQFLNNVHFPERQMTPNPSPLIRLPQSHVESESPMSTQSWESSHSSGNDGGPGGRLHGPPAPPSPATPSHLPTNLPDPHPHHLHTSHPHLHSHPPPHPLHQPQPHHQPPHQPHLQPQPHPHPHPHPHPHPQPHPHPHPHHPQMPPHRDLAPALLPTHLHHQHPSAPQQPTLQRPQSQSNGRVAGEDHAPDIPDVVRAIDELIGDLPPSKPTSWVPYESDVPESRGEARVSSPPIDSWLNSMSVRPSPRLAPPPIGPWSTSSPSAAAKIDVGKMVTVQELEASLHGRQQNHIPGLATPVLSRAPGGPLGNSRDLERVLGVSRDSERLLGETENNSQVKGPSTGIPPPPGFGGFNSLVDPVSRLDISEAIPGYRTPSLPLYLRRGSKETSSRSMSSVGEPADRAMWSLGTENLRMSTSTHGELGLKNMAHSIDNLGLAGSLGLDRRDSKTYAGVLRSSLQTPAAGVEVSKCEESVFSQKELGNKKVHPGNSPLYQYFP